The following proteins are co-located in the Sporosarcina pasteurii genome:
- a CDS encoding diacylglycerol kinase has protein sequence MKRARIIYNPTAGREIFRKHIGEVLEKLEIAGYETSCHATTAEGDATVAAKLAVEREFDLIIAVGGDGTLNEVIAGVSPFEKRPRIGLIPMGTTNDFARALKIPRDIDEAVNIIVNGDTIPVDVGMMNERYFINIAGGGRVTELTYDVPSKLKTMLGQLAYYLKGIEMLPSINSSHVKIEYDGEVFDDEAMLFLVGLTNSVGGFEKLAPDSSINDGKFTLLILKKCNIAEFIRVASLALRGEHLDDPLVISAKAEKITVTSPAKVLLNLDGEYGGVLPATFRNLHRHIEMFAPIDSLRPEDLIDIESDKTV, from the coding sequence ATGAAACGTGCACGAATCATTTATAATCCGACAGCTGGACGAGAAATTTTTCGGAAGCATATCGGCGAAGTGTTAGAAAAGCTTGAAATAGCTGGCTATGAAACATCTTGCCATGCGACAACAGCGGAAGGTGACGCCACTGTGGCGGCGAAGCTAGCTGTAGAACGTGAATTTGACCTCATTATTGCAGTAGGGGGAGATGGCACACTCAACGAAGTCATTGCTGGTGTAAGTCCCTTTGAAAAAAGGCCGCGTATCGGGCTCATTCCAATGGGAACGACAAATGATTTTGCAAGAGCATTAAAAATTCCTCGCGATATTGACGAGGCGGTCAATATCATTGTAAATGGCGATACGATTCCAGTCGATGTTGGGATGATGAATGAGCGATATTTTATTAATATTGCTGGTGGTGGACGCGTTACAGAATTGACGTATGATGTCCCAAGCAAGTTGAAAACAATGCTTGGTCAATTAGCTTATTATCTAAAAGGGATTGAAATGTTGCCGTCAATTAATTCATCACATGTCAAGATTGAATACGACGGCGAAGTATTTGATGATGAGGCAATGTTGTTTCTCGTTGGATTAACGAATTCAGTAGGCGGTTTTGAAAAATTAGCGCCTGATTCAAGTATCAATGACGGTAAATTTACCTTACTCATATTAAAGAAATGTAATATCGCTGAATTTATTCGCGTTGCTTCTCTAGCATTACGCGGAGAACATTTAGATGACCCACTGGTCATTTCCGCTAAAGCTGAAAAAATTACGGTAACTTCACCAGCAAAAGTTCTACTGAACCTAGACGGTGAATACGGTGGTGTACTGCCAGCGACATTCCGAAATTTACATCGTCATATTGAAATGTTTGCACCGATTGATTCTTTACGTCCTGAAGATTTAATTGATATTGAATCAGATAAAACTGTATAA
- the gatB gene encoding Asp-tRNA(Asn)/Glu-tRNA(Gln) amidotransferase subunit GatB: MNFETVIGLEVHVELKTNTKIFSSAPSHFGAEPNANIHATDLAYPGVLPVLNKSVVDFGMKAAMALNCEIADVMHFDRKHYYYPDNPKAYQISQEDRPIGEHGWVEIEVDGKKKKIGITRIHLEEDAGKLTHTDEGYSLVDLNRQGTPLIEIVSEPDIRSPEEAYAFLEKLKAIIEYTGVSDVRMEEGSLRCDANVSLRPYGQEAFGTKTELKNLNSFNFVRRGLIHEVARQAEVLLSGGEILQETRRYDEATGKTVLMRVKSGVDDYRFINDPDLPEVYIDEDWKNRIRAEIPELPDARKARYINELDLPEYDAMVLTLTKAMSDFFEATVAAGADPKLASNWLMGDVSAYMNAEQKELSELALTPEGLTGMIKLIQDGTISSKIAKKVFKELVEKGGDAEEIVKAKGLVQISDEGALRKMVTEVLEANPQSIVDFKEGKGRALGFLVGQVMKASKGQANPQLVNKILAEEIEKQ; this comes from the coding sequence ATGAATTTCGAAACAGTCATCGGACTTGAAGTCCACGTCGAATTAAAAACGAACACAAAAATCTTTTCATCTGCACCATCCCATTTCGGTGCAGAACCAAATGCGAACATTCACGCAACAGACCTTGCATATCCAGGTGTACTGCCAGTATTAAATAAATCTGTAGTAGATTTTGGCATGAAAGCTGCGATGGCGCTTAATTGTGAAATTGCTGATGTGATGCATTTTGACCGTAAACATTATTACTATCCGGACAATCCGAAAGCTTACCAAATTTCACAAGAAGACCGTCCAATAGGTGAGCACGGTTGGGTAGAAATAGAAGTAGATGGCAAGAAGAAAAAAATCGGGATTACGCGTATTCACCTAGAAGAAGACGCTGGAAAACTGACGCATACAGATGAAGGGTATTCACTTGTCGACTTAAACCGTCAAGGAACACCACTCATTGAAATCGTATCAGAACCAGATATTCGTTCACCAGAAGAAGCGTATGCTTTCTTAGAAAAACTAAAAGCAATTATCGAATATACTGGCGTATCTGATGTCCGTATGGAAGAAGGATCACTACGCTGTGATGCGAACGTTTCTCTACGCCCATATGGTCAAGAAGCGTTTGGAACAAAGACAGAACTGAAAAACTTAAACTCTTTCAACTTTGTTCGTAGAGGACTCATTCACGAAGTTGCACGTCAAGCAGAAGTGTTACTATCTGGCGGCGAGATACTACAAGAAACACGTCGTTATGATGAAGCAACAGGGAAAACAGTTCTCATGCGTGTGAAAAGCGGAGTAGACGATTACCGATTCATCAATGACCCTGACTTACCGGAAGTTTATATTGATGAAGATTGGAAAAACCGTATTCGTGCGGAAATTCCTGAGTTGCCAGATGCACGTAAAGCGCGTTATATTAATGAGCTTGATTTACCTGAATATGACGCAATGGTTCTAACGTTAACGAAAGCAATGTCTGACTTCTTTGAGGCGACAGTTGCTGCGGGCGCAGATCCAAAACTTGCCTCTAACTGGCTCATGGGTGACGTTTCTGCGTATATGAATGCTGAACAAAAAGAACTTAGCGAATTAGCGCTAACGCCAGAAGGATTAACAGGCATGATTAAACTAATCCAAGATGGGACAATTTCATCTAAAATCGCGAAAAAAGTATTTAAAGAGCTCGTTGAAAAAGGCGGGGACGCAGAGGAAATCGTTAAAGCGAAAGGGCTTGTACAAATTTCCGACGAAGGCGCACTTCGCAAAATGGTCACAGAAGTACTTGAAGCAAATCCACAGTCAATCGTGGACTTCAAAGAAGGAAAAGGCCGTGCACTTGGTTTCTTAGTAGGACAAGTCATGAAGGCGTCTAAAGGGCAAGCAAACCCACAACTTGTGAATAAAATACTTGCAGAAGAAATTGAGAAACAATAA
- a CDS encoding NUDIX domain-containing protein, whose protein sequence is MKRKRKVLAYITRGEEPNWELLVFEHKHHDAGMQVPGGTIENDELVIDALYREIEEETGIPREHLELKGKVNKTNYFPKNKEAIYERNIFHLAYTGKNLDAWEHRVKGEGKDKDMIFCLRFIPIKQLPDLAANQDQAIPLLI, encoded by the coding sequence ATGAAAAGAAAACGAAAGGTACTCGCCTACATTACGCGGGGGGAAGAACCGAATTGGGAACTTTTAGTATTTGAACATAAACATCATGACGCAGGCATGCAAGTTCCTGGTGGAACAATTGAAAACGACGAGCTTGTCATTGATGCGCTTTACCGAGAAATTGAAGAGGAAACAGGAATCCCTAGGGAACACCTCGAATTGAAAGGCAAAGTAAATAAAACCAATTATTTTCCAAAAAACAAAGAAGCCATTTATGAAAGAAATATATTCCATTTAGCTTATACTGGAAAAAATTTAGACGCATGGGAGCACCGCGTAAAAGGAGAGGGAAAGGATAAGGATATGATTTTTTGCCTTCGCTTCATTCCGATTAAGCAGCTACCGGATCTTGCGGCCAACCAAGACCAAGCAATTCCACTTTTAATTTAA